The DNA sequence TTTTTCGGTAGCTTCAATTGATTCTCTTAAGCTTCTAATTCTGTAATTTGTCTTATAATGACTTAAACTTTTATCATAGACCAAATTTCCAAATACTTTATTGATGATATCTACTTTCCCAATGAACGGTTTAATGATTTTGTTAAACATTTTAGTAGTTATGATTTTTTTTTGATGAACTTGAGCTATTAGTTTTACCAGTTCACTTGTTTGCACATATTCTTCATTTTGAGGGAAAAATAATCCACTTTCCTCATTATCGATTAAGAGACGAATAAACTCGCAAAGATTTTCTATATGAAGCATGCTTCTTTGATTATTTATTTCAGGAAAAATAGGAATCATCCGTGCTACTTTTGCGAGTTTAGGATAATTTCCTTTCGAACCTTTGCCATATATCATTGGTGGTCTGACAATAGCAACCTTAAATTTATCATTTCCTAGTGGAGTAATTCCCTCCTCTGCTTGGAGCTTACTATCCCCGTAAAAATTACTCGGTTTTGGAACTGTATTTATATCAATAATTCTTTCATCTGCCATACTTTCCCCATATACGATGATACTACTCATAAAAATAAACTGTTTTACCCCATCACTCTTAGCTTTCTTAGCGGACTCAATAGTATAGTCTCTATTTACCTTATAATATAAACTTTCTAACTTTGGATCTCTTGAAACATGAGCAATTCCTGCGACATGAAATATTACATCATATTCAGAAAAACTCTTCTCTCGCCAAGAGTCTTCTTTAAAACTAATGAAGTCAACTTGATACTCTAATTTATCAGTGAGCCAGTTTTCTAGACTTAACCCGATGTAACTATTAACTCCAGTAATTAGTACCTTCTTCATTTCGTCACTCTTTCCTTAGTACTAGCAATTTCATTTTTACCTGTTGTTCCAGTTCCACCTTCAACAACACCATCACTTTTAACCACACTAACAATTGTTCCAAAAAAACATTTTACATCCATACCAATACCAATCTTTTCTACATACTCCCCATCTAACTTTGCTTTAATTTCAATAGGAAGTTCATCTCTACCATTAATTTGGGCCCAACCCGTTAGTCCTGGTGGCACATCATTAGCTCCATACTTATCACGTTCAGCGATAAGATCGAATTGATTCCACAATGCAGGCCTAGGTCCGATAATACTCATTTGACCAACAAAGATATTCCAGATCTGAGGTAATTCATCCAATGACGTTTTTCGCAAGAATTTTCCCATTTTTGTAATGTATTGGTCAGGATTTTCCAGAAGATGTGTCGGCGTATCATTTGGAGTATTTATTCTCATCGTACGGAATTTCAATATGTTAAAATGTGTTTTGTTTACTCCAACTCTCTTTTGTTTAAAAAGCACTGGACCTTTGGAGTCTAGTTTAATAGCCAAAGTAAGCAATACTAGGATTGGGGATAGAACTATCATCCCTATCATAGAAAGTATAATATCTATTATTCTTTTTATTTTCAGATACACCCTTTGTACCCCCCCTTGAATGATTTTAAGTCGGTTAGTTGTTCAAATACTAATCGGCTTCATAGCTCTATCTCTAGTCAATTAAACCATTACAAATTCTTCGACTTAACTCGTTTCACTGCTGCATTGCACTGTCCCTTCTATATAAATAAGAGAGTCACAGGATACATTACACACTCCTTGATCATGCTCCTCTACAAATTGTGAAAATAATTCATCCGAATGTTCGATTCCTTCTGATGAAAGGTGTGTTTCATACATTTTTTCAATTTGTTCGATATTAATTTCGCATGATTCGTCTCTTGCTTTTTCTATAATCCCTCTAGCCGTTGGGAATGCGATGCCTGCTATAATCCCTAGGATGACAATCCCTAGTCGCCTCTTTTCAATTAAAGTAGCAAGTCAGGATTGTGTTGATTTGTTGGTTATTTCACCAAGCTGAGGTGTTGCAACTCTTGTTTCCTGAAATTCGCTATATCTAATAATTCTTCTCTTAATTCTTCTGGGCTCATTATTTCAATTGCTCCGATGACCGCTTGAGCCACTCCGATATTGACTGGTGGGGTTTTTCCAATATATATCTTAGGGAAAATTTGCAAGTCATGAACCTCATCTTTTCCGAGAAGTTCTTCATACATCTTTTCTCCTGGTCTCATACCTGTGAATTCAATTTTTATATCGTCTTTTGAATATCCTGATAATTTTATCAGGTTCTTTGCAAGGTCTACGATTTTAACGGGCTCACCCATATCAAGGACAAAGATTTCTCCGCCTCTTGCTAACGCTCCTGCTTGGAGCACGAGTCTTGAAGCTTCAGGTATTGTCATGAAGTAACGGACCATCTTTGGGTGCGTTACTGTTACTGGTCCGCCAGCTTTGATTTGTTCTTTAAATAATGGGATTACACTTCCGCGACTTCCAAGAACATTACCAAAACGTACCGCCACGAATCTTGTGTCACTTATAATGTCCATATGCTGAACGATCATTTCTGCAATCCGTTTTGTCGCTCCCATCACACTTGTTGGATTAACAGCTTTGTCAGTGGAAATCATCACAAATGTATTTACTTTAGCATTATCTGCTGCTTCAGCAACATTTTTTGTGCCAACTACATTGTTCTTTACCGCTTCTTCTGGATTTCTTTCCATTAATGGCACATGCTTATGGGCCGCTGCATGGAACACAACATGAGGTGTTCTATTGTTCATAATCTTAAAGATTTTTTCACGATCTTGTACATCTGCAATTTCCGTATCTAGGTTTACATGTGGAAAGGTTCTTCTAAGTTCCATTTCAATCGAGTAAATGCTATTTTCTCCGTGACCTAACAAAATTAATTGTTCGGGTTCGAAGTTTGCAATTTGTCGACATATCTCAGAACCTATTGAGCCACCTGCACCGGTAACGAGTATCGTTTGGCCTTTGATATATTGCTTAATGCCTGCTATATCAAGTTCTACTGGGTCTCGTCCAAGTAAATCTTCTACTTCAACTTCACGGAATTGCTCTACCGATACTTTCCCGGTCATAATGTCTTCAATTTTTGGCATGATTTGCGTTTTCGCAACCGTTTTTGAACATTCTATAAAGATGTTGTTTAACTCTATTCTACTTAAAGAAGGAATCGCAATTATAATTCGTTTAATTTCTAGTTCATTTACAATTCTAGTAATTTCTGATACTCCACCAACTACAGGTATTCCCATGATTTCTAGTTGTTGTTTCGCCTTATCATCATCAATAAAGGCAACAGGCTGCAAATCAGAAAACTCACTATTCTGTAACTGCCTTGCAACCATTATTCCTGCAGCACCAGCTCCAATTAATAGTACTGGCTTTTTATTTTTATCTACCTTCATAATCGTATCTCGGTACATTCTCCAGGAGAAACGAGAACCACCAATTAATAGGACATGCATCATCCATGTTATCACTAAGGCTCGCATATACACATCTTGAATAAACACAAATTGTACAGCTGCCGTTATGAATATTGAAAGTGTGATAACCTTTATTATTGCCGTTAACTCATTTACACTTGCATATTGCCATACTTTTTTATAAAGGTGATAAAAATAAGCAAAAAGATGATAACTTATTAGTAACGTAACCGCACTGAATGCTAAAATTATTGTTACCATTGACCCTGTTTTAATTAAAATAAAATTACTAATAAAAATACAGAATAGTACGATTGCAGAATCAACCCCTATTAAAGCGGCCAACCTCTTTCTATATGACATCTATTACCCCTCCTTTTCTCAATAAAGATGTAAAGCCCTAAACTATACTTCTTTTTAGGAAAGGTTCATAGTTTAAGGCTTTATAATAAAAATGTTTCTATCTTTTTAATCGGTTTTGGTTTAATAAAAACTTGTAAGGCATCTAACCTTACCTCACGTCAAACCAGTGGTGACAAGCACCTAAGGTTCAATATTTTGAACCCACAGCATGACCGAGTACCTCCGTCGATAATGGGAAGGAGACATCACCAAAAATCTAGTTGAAATCTCTTAGAAGATTCCAAGAAACTTACGTCTTTTAATAGGTTCTGGTTGTACCATCGCAATATGCTGATGTTCTAGTAAAAGTTGTGCATTTTCTTGAAACTGATAGACTGTTCCTGTACCGAATACTTTTTCAATTAGCATATATGATTCTTGTAAACGAAATGGTCTTGATTCGATATTGTGCGCATCACTGGCAATAAAATGAGTTAGGTTCGATTCAATGATTTGTTCACTAAATTTCTTAATATTTTTCCCAAAATGACCCGTAATACTCGAAGCGGTTAGTTGTGTTAATGCTCCATTTTTTACAAAGTCGTATATGACTTCTGGCTTTTCAATTAATTCTTTATTTCGTTCAGGATGAACAATGATAGGTGTAATTCCACTTAATTGAGTTTGATAGATTATATTTGCGGCGTATCTTGGTACATGACTTGATGGAAGTTCAAGAAAGAGGTATTTATTCCCGTCTGCTAGGGTGAGAAGTTCTTTTGTTTCTAACCCTTGGGCAATATCCCCAACCATTCTAACTTCCTGACCCGGTAAAATCGTAAGCTCTATGTTTTCTTGCTTTAATCTTTGATTGAATAGTTCTGTTGTATCTTTAATCGTACAGCCTTCATTTGAAAAGGAAGGATGCCGATGATGCGGTGTCGCAATAATAGAGGTAATACCTTCTGTAACCGCGGCTTTTGCCATTTCTATACTTTGATTTTCATTTTTTGGACCATCATCTAATCCAGGCAAAATGTGACAGTGAATGTCAATCATCGTTTCTCTTCCTCCTTCTCCCCTAAAAACGATACATTATTTTACATATTTTGAACTTTGTTTACAATTCTACCATGACTATTGCTATTTTAATAGAACTTTATTGCTATTTTTCACCATAATAATAGTAGTAGCTATCTTTAAGTTTTTCTTTACGATTTACAACCACACCTAGGATATTGGCATTTGATTTTGTAAGCTGTTCTTTTACCTTAACGGCTTGTTCACGATTTGTTTTCCCACTAGCCACAACAAACACTGTTCCATCACATTTACTACTTAAAATCTGCGCATCTGTTACAGCAATGACAGGAGGAGTATCAATTACGACATAATCAAATTCAGTTTTTGCCTGTTCAATAAATTGCTCCATTGCTTTTGAGTTAAGTAATTCTGCTGGATTCGGCGGAATTGGTCCACTTGTTAAAGCAAATACGTTTGGGATTTTGCTTTGTTGGATGGAGTCTCCTAGTTCAGCTTGCTTTGTAAGTACTGTTGTTAAGCCTTTTGTATTCATCATTTCAAACGTATAATGACCAGTTGGTTTACGTAAGTCAGCATCCACATACAGTACGTTTTTCCCATCCTGCGCTAACACAACTGATAAGTTACCGGCTGTTGTTGATTTTCCCTCGCCTGGACCCGTTGACGTAACAACAATTGTTTTGATTTCTTTATCAACTGCAGCAAACTGGATATTCGTTCGAATGATTCGATATTGCTCTGAAATTGGTGAGTTTTTATCTGTATGTGTAATTAAGTCACGTTTTTTTGAGTTTGGGGGTTGTCTTCTAGCCATTTTATCTCTCCTTCCTCTTTAGTTCTTTTTCCTTCTTTTTCCTTCTTTTTCCACGTTCATCTCCCATGTCAGGTACGACTCCTAACACAGGTAAGCCAAGTACTGCTTCAACATCATTTTCATCTTTAATTGACGTATCAAGAAACTCTAATAAGAAGATAAGTCCGACTGCTGCCATTAAACCTACAACAAATGCAATCGCCATATTTAAATATGGGTTTGGTTTAACTGGTGTTGGATTGTCAGTCAATTTGGCTTGAGACAAGATACTCACATTATCTACATTCATAATTGATACAATTTCACGTTGAAATATATTGGCAATGGTATTGGCAATTTCTGCAGCCATATGCGGTTGTTCATGTTGAACTGTAATTCTGACAACCTGTGAATTTCCTTCGCTACCAACTGTTACTTTACTGTTTAATTGGTCATAGGTTTCTATTAGGTTTGCTTCATCTATAACTTTTTCAAGAATTGCTGGACTTTTTATAATGACGTTATACGTATTGATTAGTTCAATGTTCGTTCGAATATCAGCTTGGCTATAAAATTGATCTTGTTGTTCTTGATTTACAAGTAGTTGTGTTGAATTTTGGTACATTGGTGTTAATACGAAAAAACTAACGAGTCCACTAATAAGAACTGTGATTATAGGTATAATAATTAATGTTTTTATTCTTCGACGTAAAGTGACAAATATATCTTTTAGGCTAATCGTTTCTTCCATTCTCTGAATGAACCTCCTACTATTTTACTAGCTTTCTAAAACAACACACAAAATTATATCACAAATTGTATACTTATGTTGAAACGTATTACAATTGCCTTACTCTGTACATGTTATATAATGAAGAGACAACTTAATCATTTTTTCTGCTTGTAGTTAACTACTTTGTATTTAAAACAAAATATAACATAGAAAGTGAGATTAATATATGAAAAAAACGCTAGTAATACTTGGGATTGTAGCTGGGATCGTAGTACTTAGTGTCGTTGGATATGGATTGCACTTGTTTAAGTCAGTATCCGACACAGCTTCTGAAATCCATCAACCATTAGAACGAGAGGGTTCATTAAAGAGGGAAACTGAAGTGGATGTCGATAAAAAAGAACCCTTGTCGTTTTTGATAGCCGGTGTCGATTCAGAGGGAGAAACGCATGCTGGACGTTCGGATACGATTATTCTATTAACCGTTAATCCGAATAAAGAGTCGATTAAAATGGTTAGTATTCCACGTGATACTCGTACTGAGATTGTTGGAAGAGGAACGATTGAAAAAATCAATCATGCCTATGCCTATGGTGGCGTTCAAATGACAGTTGATACCGTTGAAAACTTTTTAGATGTTCCAATTGACCACTATGTCAGCATTAACATGGAAGGCTTTAAAGGAATTGTGGACGCCCTTGGTGGTGTTACGGTCAATAATGAGTTTGCCTTTAGTAGTGGCGGCGATACTTTCCCTGAAGGAGAGATTTTCCTTACTGGCGACCAAGCCCTTTCTTATTCAAGGATGAGAAAGCAAGATCCGCGTGGAGACTTTGGACGAAATGACCGTCAGCGCCAAATTGTTGAAGCCGTTATTAAAGAAGGCGCACAAATCGGGTCGATTACTAGAGTTGGAGATATTTTAGATGCCGTTGGTGAATCTGTTCGAACGGATTTAACGTTAAGTGAAATGTGGAAGATTCAATCGAAGTATAAAGAAGCACGACATTCTGTCGAACAGCTCGCATTATTTGGACCAAGTCAGCGAATTGATGGTTTAAGTTACGTTATTATTTCGGATGAGGACCGGGAGAATATGACAAAACTGTTGCGTGAGCATTTGGAGTTGGAGTAAGAGTAGGTTTGTGGGAAGAGGATGGCAAAGGGAAAACCTTTGTGCCATCCTCTTTTTCGTTTCTAGGTTTGAAAGAATAGGAAGAATTGGTGGATTAAGTCTATTGCCTTTATTCTGTTACCCTATTTTTCGTATACTTGTAAACATGTAGATTTTTATTGTACGAAATGTAAAGGGAGGATGAAACATCTATGAAATTTATTTATGTTTTACTAATGTGTGTATCTCTTCTTGTTTTTTCAGCATGTTCAGGAAGTTCTCAATCTACTGATGCTGATACATACGACATTTGGACAGTGGGAGACACGGTTACCATTCATAGTTACTATGGGTCTTATGAGTTTACATTGGACGAGGTATCTCTGCGAGACGACCTTGAAAAAGGAGATTCACAATACTTTATTGTTGATTATACGGTGAAAAATCTTACGGATACTATCATTCCGAGGGAAGATATTACCTCTATGGTTTTAAGAAAAGACAGCCCTGGGACATCATCAAACTATGATTCCCATGATCAGTACCGAGAAAAGTTTTCAGAGTTAATCTCTTATTTTTCACCGGAAGGATTAGGTCCTCACGAAACTCTTTCTGCACAAGGAGTACTTTCTGTCGGGTCTGTGCCGTCTTCCTATTATGAACTTGAATTTGGTCATCCTATTTCTTCTTCTCGCGTTTCCTTTTTTGTTGATAATAAAGGGGGTTCGGTGACAAAAGCGTCTAAGTTTGAACGTAGCTCGATTGGTTCTTTTACTGAATTTTTATCATTTGATGCGCTTGAACTTACGGAATCCGGTCACATGACTTCAAGATATTATGGAGAAATGGAAGCCTCGATTGGGACACCCGAGTTTAACGAAGAGTTAGAACAATTAGTGATACCCGTCACGCTAACGAATAATGGGAAACAAACGTATGAAACAGAGTCTAGTTTTTTCGACCTTACACAAGCTTTGTTCCATATTGTGTTTGGTGGAGTGGAAGATGACCAAAATTATGTAACGAGCGGTATGGTTGAAGATATTTCGATTACACTCTCTCCCGGTGAAACGGTAACCTTTCCAGTTATATTCCGAGCTGAACCTGCCTATCATTACACTCTTGTTTTTGGAAACCGTTCTTTCCCGGATGAATTTTCATACTGGCCATTCACGGTTGAGGATATTAACTAATTTTCGATGATATTATAGAGAGACTGAAAAAAGTTAGATATAGAGGGCACTGAAAAAGTTCGGTACTGAACTTTTTACAGTGCCTTTTATTTTTATTGGTGTGCCTCTTCTAGTGAGTTTTTATTGAATCGGTGATATGTCAAGATCGCGTAAATATAAGTGCAATTCTCGAATAACATAGGTAATCGAATGACTTTGTTGTTGTTCAAATAGATAAAAACATGAAATAGTTTATATCGACATAGTTTATGTCGTTTAGATTTATCTTTATTTCTTTTTTATTTCGTAATCCTACTGTGTAAATGATTTCGTTCCCTTGTAGCTCTAGTCTTTTCGTTTGAACTACCTTTCGTCGGTAGAATACTATCACTAGTAGGGCCGTACCAATCGTCAGCATAATCGTATATTGGATTATGTGCTCGGCAAAAAATATTATGGAATAAATTAATAAGGAGAGAAGGCTATAGCCAATGACTGATAGTTACCCTTGTAGTACTCAAGAAGACCAACCTCTCCTTTTAAAGAAATAACAAATACAAGATAAGAGCCCATATTGGTAGAGATAGTGCCAAACCCCATAGAAACCCTTTAAAGAATTTAACATTAGTTGGCATGTGACCACGTCCATTCTTGTTCTTTATTAAGAACAATTATACCTCTTTCCTCCTTCAGCAACAATAGTCCCTTAGTAACTATGCGACTACTTTGAATAGCATTGATTAATCTCTGTTGCACTTGCTAATACTGAGTTACTAACAACAGAGAAAGGGTGGTTCTATTGCGAATAGTAGTGCTTGGGATTATCTTGTTTTTCATTATAAGTTCAATGGGTGTCGGTGCCTTTTTAACTAAAGTGTCTGAAGTTGAGCAAAGCATAAAAGAGAAAATGCCTTTTGATGTAGCTGTAGATGAAGAGGATAAACGAAAAAATGTGTTGCAGCAACATCCGCGTTTTTCGAAAAATGAAGAAAGTGCGGTTGGTGGTGAAGTCATTAATAGTGACCTCTTCACTACCGTTACCTCTGCTATAGATGCGGAGACGATTGATTTTGTGTTAGAGCATTTTTCGTTGTCTGAACTGACGGAGATGGCTGACTCTATGCGAGAGGGCATTTCCTCTGGCGATTTAGAGGAAGTCAAAGCGCAAGTGCAAGAACGTTTCTCCGAAGAAGACCTTGAGCGGTTCCGAGAGATTGGCAAAGAGATAATTGAAAGCGCAAACCTTGGAAATATTATTGAAATTCCCGCTGAGTTTGACCACTAGCTCTTTGTATTGATTGGCTAGTTTTGTTTTGTAGCTGAGTTTCAATTTTATCAGCCTGTTTTGATGAATTTAACATGGTTTTGGGTTGGTATTTTTTTATATCAGCCCGATTTTGTATGCTCAGACCTGTTTTGGGTTGCTATATTTTTTTACCTGCCCTTTTTCCTGGGCTCGAACTTGTTTTGGGCTCTTATATTTTTTTATCTGCCCGTTTTCCTTGGCTTAAACTTGTTTCGGGCTCCTATATTTTTTTACCTGCCCGTTTTGCTCAATCTTCCTCTTTTTTCGGACGGTATGTTGGGATAGTTGGTTACTGGAAAGCATAGATTTAATAAAGTGTCCAAAAAGGGAGTTGTACTTATCCCCTTTTGGACACTTTTTCTGTTAGTGCAGTCGTTTTGCTCCAAGATAGCGTTGGCTCCAGTAGTTACTGTTTAGGCTGGCTACTATAACTCCTGTCGATGAACCGCTATGGATGAATTGGTTGTTGCCGATGTATATTCCGTTATGTGATGGGCCCGCTGAAATGGTTTCAAAGAAAACAATATCACCAATGCTAGGTTCAGCGACTGGGACTCCTGCATTCCATTGGAGGGCTACAGTTCTTGGAATTGTAATGCCTTGGTTCCTGAACACATATTGTACAAGTCCACTACAATCGAATCCTGCTGGTGTTGAGCCTCCCCATAAGTATGGTACACCTACAAATGTAGCTGCATCTGCAATTAAGTTGGTCATCAGTGCTGCGTTATTCGTTGGCGCTGGTTGTGTTGCTCGACTTGTTGCTACTTCATTAATCTTAGCAATCGTTTGTTCATCTGCATTTCCAGTGACCGGTAGATTATTCAATCGTTGAAACTCTCGTACGGATTGAGCTGTTATGTCACCGTAATACCCAGTTGGTTCAACATGGAACAACCCAAGTGAACGAAGTTGCGTTTGAATTAATGTTACTTGGTCACTTCTAACGCCAATCGTTAATGTTGTTGATGGTGTACTTGGCGCTGGTTGCACACTAGGTGCTGGCGCAGGAGCTGGAGTGCTCGGTGCTGGTTGTGTTGTTGGCGCTGGTGTTTTTGGTGCTGCAGGCTGCGCTGGTACTTTTGGCGTAGCTTTTTTCTTCGCTTCTAATGCTTTGTTAATGGCTGCGAATGTTTGTGGTCCGACAATGCCATCGACTTTAAGCTTTTGACTTCTTTGAAAGTCTCTCACCGCTACCTCAGTTACTCCACCAAAGTTACCAGTGATGCTATTTTTATAGAATCCTAATTCTTTTAGGTCGGTTTGGAGCTTAGACACTTGGGCGCCTTTGCTTCCATTTCGAAGAATTGTTGATTGTTGAGCTGTTGGTTGCTTTAATGTGACATTGTTCGTTTGCGTTGATGCAGGTTGCCGCTCATTTAAAAGAACAGACAAGGTTTGTGGGCCAACAATGCCATCCACAGTTAACTTGTTTTTTCTTTGAAATGCTTTAACGGCATCGGTCGTTTGTCTTCCGAATTGACCAGTCACTTTATGATTGTAATACCCTTGTTCCTTGAGCTTAATTTGAAGCGCTTCCACTTCTTTTCCTTTTGAACCTGCTCGTAACACCATGTTGG is a window from the Bacillus alkalicellulosilyticus genome containing:
- a CDS encoding NAD-dependent epimerase/dehydratase family protein, which codes for MKKVLITGVNSYIGLSLENWLTDKLEYQVDFISFKEDSWREKSFSEYDVIFHVAGIAHVSRDPKLESLYYKVNRDYTIESAKKAKSDGVKQFIFMSSIIVYGESMADERIIDINTVPKPSNFYGDSKLQAEEGITPLGNDKFKVAIVRPPMIYGKGSKGNYPKLAKVARMIPIFPEINNQRSMLHIENLCEFIRLLIDNEESGLFFPQNEEYVQTSELVKLIAQVHQKKIITTKMFNKIIKPFIGKVDIINKVFGNLVYDKSLSHYKTNYRIRSLRESIEATEKNQERSLK
- a CDS encoding sugar transferase, whose product is MYLKIKRIIDIILSMIGMIVLSPILVLLTLAIKLDSKGPVLFKQKRVGVNKTHFNILKFRTMRINTPNDTPTHLLENPDQYITKMGKFLRKTSLDELPQIWNIFVGQMSIIGPRPALWNQFDLIAERDKYGANDVPPGLTGWAQINGRDELPIEIKAKLDGEYVEKIGIGMDVKCFFGTIVSVVKSDGVVEGGTGTTGKNEIASTKERVTK
- a CDS encoding polysaccharide biosynthesis protein — its product is MSYRKRLAALIGVDSAIVLFCIFISNFILIKTGSMVTIILAFSAVTLLISYHLFAYFYHLYKKVWQYASVNELTAIIKVITLSIFITAAVQFVFIQDVYMRALVITWMMHVLLIGGSRFSWRMYRDTIMKVDKNKKPVLLIGAGAAGIMVARQLQNSEFSDLQPVAFIDDDKAKQQLEIMGIPVVGGVSEITRIVNELEIKRIIIAIPSLSRIELNNIFIECSKTVAKTQIMPKIEDIMTGKVSVEQFREVEVEDLLGRDPVELDIAGIKQYIKGQTILVTGAGGSIGSEICRQIANFEPEQLILLGHGENSIYSIEMELRRTFPHVNLDTEIADVQDREKIFKIMNNRTPHVVFHAAAHKHVPLMERNPEEAVKNNVVGTKNVAEAADNAKVNTFVMISTDKAVNPTSVMGATKRIAEMIVQHMDIISDTRFVAVRFGNVLGSRGSVIPLFKEQIKAGGPVTVTHPKMVRYFMTIPEASRLVLQAGALARGGEIFVLDMGEPVKIVDLAKNLIKLSGYSKDDIKIEFTGMRPGEKMYEELLGKDEVHDLQIFPKIYIGKTPPVNIGVAQAVIGAIEIMSPEELREELLDIANFRKQELQHLSLVK
- a CDS encoding tyrosine-protein phosphatase, yielding MIDIHCHILPGLDDGPKNENQSIEMAKAAVTEGITSIIATPHHRHPSFSNEGCTIKDTTELFNQRLKQENIELTILPGQEVRMVGDIAQGLETKELLTLADGNKYLFLELPSSHVPRYAANIIYQTQLSGITPIIVHPERNKELIEKPEVIYDFVKNGALTQLTASSITGHFGKNIKKFSEQIIESNLTHFIASDAHNIESRPFRLQESYMLIEKVFGTGTVYQFQENAQLLLEHQHIAMVQPEPIKRRKFLGIF
- a CDS encoding CpsD/CapB family tyrosine-protein kinase, with amino-acid sequence MARRQPPNSKKRDLITHTDKNSPISEQYRIIRTNIQFAAVDKEIKTIVVTSTGPGEGKSTTAGNLSVVLAQDGKNVLYVDADLRKPTGHYTFEMMNTKGLTTVLTKQAELGDSIQQSKIPNVFALTSGPIPPNPAELLNSKAMEQFIEQAKTEFDYVVIDTPPVIAVTDAQILSSKCDGTVFVVASGKTNREQAVKVKEQLTKSNANILGVVVNRKEKLKDSYYYYYGEK
- a CDS encoding YveK family protein; this translates as MEETISLKDIFVTLRRRIKTLIIIPIITVLISGLVSFFVLTPMYQNSTQLLVNQEQQDQFYSQADIRTNIELINTYNVIIKSPAILEKVIDEANLIETYDQLNSKVTVGSEGNSQVVRITVQHEQPHMAAEIANTIANIFQREIVSIMNVDNVSILSQAKLTDNPTPVKPNPYLNMAIAFVVGLMAAVGLIFLLEFLDTSIKDENDVEAVLGLPVLGVVPDMGDERGKRRKKKEKELKRKER
- a CDS encoding LCP family protein, whose product is MKKTLVILGIVAGIVVLSVVGYGLHLFKSVSDTASEIHQPLEREGSLKRETEVDVDKKEPLSFLIAGVDSEGETHAGRSDTIILLTVNPNKESIKMVSIPRDTRTEIVGRGTIEKINHAYAYGGVQMTVDTVENFLDVPIDHYVSINMEGFKGIVDALGGVTVNNEFAFSSGGDTFPEGEIFLTGDQALSYSRMRKQDPRGDFGRNDRQRQIVEAVIKEGAQIGSITRVGDILDAVGESVRTDLTLSEMWKIQSKYKEARHSVEQLALFGPSQRIDGLSYVIISDEDRENMTKLLREHLELE
- a CDS encoding DUF4352 domain-containing protein, with amino-acid sequence MKFIYVLLMCVSLLVFSACSGSSQSTDADTYDIWTVGDTVTIHSYYGSYEFTLDEVSLRDDLEKGDSQYFIVDYTVKNLTDTIIPREDITSMVLRKDSPGTSSNYDSHDQYREKFSELISYFSPEGLGPHETLSAQGVLSVGSVPSSYYELEFGHPISSSRVSFFVDNKGGSVTKASKFERSSIGSFTEFLSFDALELTESGHMTSRYYGEMEASIGTPEFNEELEQLVIPVTLTNNGKQTYETESSFFDLTQALFHIVFGGVEDDQNYVTSGMVEDISITLSPGETVTFPVIFRAEPAYHYTLVFGNRSFPDEFSYWPFTVEDIN
- a CDS encoding peptidoglycan-binding protein; this translates as MASTIKKVVISSAFATGLFLATPQLTDAALGDQTLRKGMDHPDVKDLQKALKEKGFFQHDTATGFYGSITEDAVRKFQQQHRLAVDGIAGPQTLSVLLAQMGEQAKVQVQQKTTTTQAQTQKVQAQSNVLNTNMVLRAGSKGKEVEALQIKLKEQGYYNHKVTGQFGRQTTDAVKAFQRKNKLTVDGIVGPQTLSVLLNERQPASTQTNNVTLKQPTAQQSTILRNGSKGAQVSKLQTDLKELGFYKNSITGNFGGVTEVAVRDFQRSQKLKVDGIVGPQTFAAINKALEAKKKATPKVPAQPAAPKTPAPTTQPAPSTPAPAPAPSVQPAPSTPSTTLTIGVRSDQVTLIQTQLRSLGLFHVEPTGYYGDITAQSVREFQRLNNLPVTGNADEQTIAKINEVATSRATQPAPTNNAALMTNLIADAATFVGVPYLWGGSTPAGFDCSGLVQYVFRNQGITIPRTVALQWNAGVPVAEPSIGDIVFFETISAGPSHNGIYIGNNQFIHSGSSTGVIVASLNSNYWSQRYLGAKRLH